From Vigna unguiculata cultivar IT97K-499-35 chromosome 5, ASM411807v1, whole genome shotgun sequence, the proteins below share one genomic window:
- the LOC114185444 gene encoding uncharacterized protein LOC114185444, whose protein sequence is MGFGLTLGKKSSKQESRSKSAKDGSSLLQPNPSSRDSLKLKSKSIVGQASSDSGYKAKHDIVRKVQHLDSAKGSSTSPDELVKYMSSLPGFLKRSDGGESIQGKALNVGVLDWSKLEKWKSKQTHTKAEASNFTSFSSREEALPTVATTSSTISVGHNRKLDGKKGLSSSRHKGSYKEDLAISSKMSSQNVKQYQHSEIKTKTIGDELGMSVPSLQRVKVNDYDEITSVVGSSASKSRHHGVSVVSNENSSGRNIEDEKRMEGLHPHSLKKKERNLKSSSDKGFSSLESKNKGVLFRSQKQMSSSSSELKNKMNQWHQSDIDADHKQSHGMPGNIVLLRPRKVLQLKSEDYFQHSQSRTLSDEDLAESSRSSLSYMSIPEEVYTEDLHSEIPHSVAELISSETLQQSNNTDLDIGRSSGVYKKSSYSNNTFSLQSQDTCIEKDVLDNKLKNQCAFSNVLESRDREIPEPTPVNPSSNRRLSLSLSRIGRSFSFKEGSIPKLSSMYVSSKSGSVTPESSACLENHSKYKVKGHNRTRSSPLLRLLDPLLKYKTSSMHYSDEHSVTSKGSIDSISLRTINLPDEKTKESSFQALLQLTIRNGVPLFKFVINSERTVLAATTKSLALQEKDDLDSYFTFYVVNEIKKKSGKWMSHWSKEKNCGYAYNMVGKMRVSSSKIDESNNENSKRQRVVKEYVLMGVEVDQLDRETPQFFMSKELAAVVIEIPCENINHEELLYSHNLAGKRCLKCLADEKCFCRAQENDIYGSTKVILPGGVHSSPNTGKPSPLIQRWKLGGSCDCGGWDVGCKLLVLSNQNISSNIPRSSKSYPERFHLFVQEGAEENTPIFTLLPLKDGFYSVEYSSSMNHLQAFFISVVVLGNQKLQSSLEMNNIQEAIDKEFSWKNNHELQGKAALYYNPIPPYSPADRV, encoded by the exons ATGGGGTTTGGTTTAACCCTTGGAAAGAAAAGCTCAAAACAGGAAAGCAGGTCAAAGTCAGCAAAGGATGGTTCTAGTTTGCTCCAACCCAATCCATCTTCAAGGGACTCACTTAAGTTAAAATCAAAGTCTATTGTTGGTCAAGCAAGCAGTGATTCTGGTTATAAAGCAAAGCATGACATAGTAAGAAAGGTTCAGCACTTGGATAGTGCAAAGGGAAGTTCAACTTCACCTGATGAACTTGTCAAGTACATGTCTAGTTTGCCTGGATTTCTCAAGCGTTCTGATGGAGGAGAAAGTATTCAAGGGAAGGCTTTAAATGTTGGGGTTCTTGATTGGTCTAAACTTGAAAAATGGAAGAGCAAGCAAACGCATACAAAAGCAGAAGCTAGCAATTTCACATCATTCAGTAGCAGAGAAGAAGCATTACCAACGGTAGCCACCACATCATCTACCATTTCTGTTGGCCATAATAGAAAGCTTGATGGTAAAAAAGGTTTGAGTTCTTCAAGACACAAGGGATCTTATAAAGAAGACCTTGCTATAAGTTCTAAAATGTCTTCTCAGAATGTCAAACAGTATCAACATTCTGAAATTAAAACAAAGACCATTGGAGATGAGCTCGGAATGTCAGTTCCATCACTTCAAAGGGTGAAAGTTAATGACTATGATGAAATAACTTCAGTAGTTGGAAGCTCTGCATCTAAATCCAGGCATCACGGGGTCTCAGTAGTTTCTAACGAAAATTCTAGTGGTAGGAATATTGAAGATGAGAAGAGAATGGAGGGTTTGCACCCGCATAGCCTCAAGAAAAAGGAGAGAAATCTGAAGTCTAGTTCTGATAAGGGATTTTCATCAttggaatcaaaaaataaagGTGTGTTATTTCGTTCTCAGAAGCAAATGAGTTCCAGCAGCAGTGAACTCAAGAACAAGATGAATCAATGGCACCAATCAGATATTGATGCTGATCATAAACAAAGTCATGGGATGCCTGGTAATATTGTGCTGCTTCGTCCCCGAAAAGTTCTGCAATTGAAATCTGAAGACTATTTTCAGCATTCTCAATCAAGAACCTTATCCGATGAAGACCTTGCAGAATCAAGCCGGAGTAGTTTGTCATATATGTCAATTCCTGAGGAGGTTTACACTGAAGATTTACATTCTGAAATTCCACATTCTGTTGCTGAGCTTATTTCCTCTGAAACACTGCAACAGAGTAATAATACTGATCTAGATATTGGTCGGTCTTCTGGTGTATATAAGAAATCATCTTACTCAAATAACACATTCAGTCTCCAATCTCAAGATACATGCATTGAAAAGGATGTGCTAGATAACAAGCTAAAAAATCAGTGTGCTTTCAGTAATGTGCTGGAATCACGGGACCGTGAAATTCCTGAGCCGACACCAGTGAATCCCTCATCTAATCGTCGACTAAGCTTAAGTTTAAGTCGGATTGGGAGAAGTTTCAGTTTCAAGGAAGGTTCTATTCCAAAACTTAGCTCCATGTATGTGAGTTCAAAGTCTGGTTCAGTGACACCAGAATCTTCAGCTTGTTTGGAAAATCATAGCAAGTACAAAGTAAAAGGCCATAACAGAACCAGGTCTAGCCCCTTGTTAAGGTTATTAGACCCCTTATTAAAGTACAAGACATCAAGCATGCACTATTCAGATGAACACAGTGTGACATCAAAAGGAAGCATAGATTCGATCAGCTTGAGGACAATTAATCTGCCTGATGAAAAGACTAAGGAATCATCATTCCAAGCTCTTTTGCAGCTAACTATAAGAAATGGAGTACCTCTGTTTAAATTTGTGATCAACAGTGAAAGAACGGTTCTTGCCGCTACCACGAAGAGTTTAGCATTGCAGGAGAAGGATGATTTAGACAGCTATTTTACATTCTACGTTgttaatgaaataaagaaaaagagtggCAAATGGATGAGTCATTGgagtaaagaaaaaaactgtGGATATGCCTACAATATGGTTGGTAAGATGAGGGTTTCTAGTTCTAAAATCGATGAATCAAACAATGAGAACTCCAAGAGACAGAGAGTGGTGAAAGAATATGTCCTAATGGGAGTTGAAGTTGACCAGCTTGATCGAGAAACACCACAGTTCTTCATGAGCAAGGAGCTTGCAGCAGTTGTTATTGAGATTCCTTGTGAAAACATAAATCATGAAGAACTACTATATAGTCATAATTTGGCAGGGAAGAGATGCCTAAAGTGCTTGGCAGATGAAAAATGTTTTTGCAGAGCACAAGAAAATGATATCTATGGCAGCACTAAAGTTATACTTCCTGGTGGAGTACATAGTTCACCCAACACTGGAAAACCTTCACCATTGATCCAAAGATGGAAGTTGGGGGGATCATGTGATTGTGGAGGTTGGGATGTTGGTTGCAAATTGCTTGTTCTCTCTAACCAAAACATCAGTTCAAATATTCCAAGGAGTTCAAAATCTTACCCAGAGAGATTTCATCTTTTTGTTCAG GAAGGAGCTGAGGAAAACACTCCCATATTCACTTTGCTGCCATTGAAGGATGGATTCTATTCGGTGGAATACAGTTCAAGTATGAATCATTTACAAGCATTCTTCATTTCTGTGGTAGTTTTAGGCAACCAGAAATTACAGAGTTCCTTGGAAATGAATAACATACAAGAAGCAATCGATAAGGAATTCAGTTGGAAAAACAACCATGAACTTCAGGGTAAAGCAGCTTTATATTATAATCCAATTCCTCCATACTCCCCTGCTGACAGAGTTTAA